From a single Anomalospiza imberbis isolate Cuckoo-Finch-1a 21T00152 chromosome 16, ASM3175350v1, whole genome shotgun sequence genomic region:
- the TMEM11 gene encoding transmembrane protein 11, mitochondrial isoform X2, with product MFSLEFRVTLSSTDCYIVHEIYNGENAQDQFEYELEQALEAQYKYIVIEPTRIGDETARWITVGNCLHKTAVLAGTTCLFTPLALPVDYSHYISLPAGVLSVACCTLYGISWQFDPCCKYQVEYDAYKLSRLPLHTLTSSTPVVLVRKDDLHRKRLHNTIALAALVYCVKKIYELYAV from the coding sequence GGTGACCTTGTCCTCCACGGACTGTTACATTGTGCACGAGATCTACAACGGGGAGAACGCTCAGGACCAGTTTGAGTACGAGCTGGAGCAGGCGCTGGAGGCGCAGTACAAGTACATCGTGATCGAGCCCACGCGCATCGGGGACGAGACGGCGCGCTGGATCACCGTGGGGAACTGCCTGCACAAGACGGCCGTGCTGGCGGGCACCACCTGCCTCTTCAcccccctggcactgccagtaGATTATTCTCACTACATCTCCCTGCCCGCCGGAGTGCTGAGCGTGGCTTGCTGCACCCTCTACGGGATCTCCTGGCAGTTTGATCCCTGCTGCAAGTACCAGGTCGAGTACGATGCCTATAAACTTTCGCGCCTGCCCCTGCATACGCTCACCTCGTCCACTCCCGTGGTGCTGGTGAGGAAGGACGACCTGCACAGAAAGAGACTGCACAACACGATAGCACTCGCTGCCCTGGTGTACTGTGTAAAGAAGATCTATGAACTCTATGCTGTATGA